One Roseovarius bejariae genomic region harbors:
- a CDS encoding peptidoglycan D,D-transpeptidase FtsI family protein: MIRTPLRPLARILEARAKGENPDAIERENIRIRHEQMRDRARKRAEGRLLVLGVMFTCAFAVIGGRMGVLAHSEPAEPRTSVAGAQILAQRADIVDRRGRIMATNFETHSLYAQPPQMIDPERAARELVKIFPDLKEERLLKDFTGKRKFLWIKKKLSPEQKQAVHDIGEPGLLFGPREMRLYPNGKLAAHVLGGASFGREGVHAAEVIGVAGIEKFYDERLRDPALGHKPLELSLDLSVQAATERVLHGGMSLMNARGAAAILMDVRSGEVISIASLPDFDPNDRPRPPTEGNPGDSPLFNRAVQGVYELGSTFKIFAVAQAMELGLINPDTMIDTKGPLRWGKYRIRDFHNYGAELSATKVIVKSSNIGTARIAQMIGAKRQQEFLESLGFFEPTPLEMVEAKGGTPLLPPKWSELSAMTISYGHGLSASPLHLASAYATLANGGNRVVPTLLKQEGPATGPRVLSRASSQKALAMLRKVVTEGTASFGEVPGYAVGGKTGTADKPKEQGGGYYEDKVIATFASVFPAHDPKYVLVVTLDEPVETSGEIPRRTAGWTAVPVAAEIIRRIAPLLGLRPEIEPGELAGITLTSN, from the coding sequence ATGATCCGCACGCCGCTGCGCCCGCTGGCGCGTATCCTTGAGGCCCGGGCAAAGGGCGAAAACCCCGACGCCATCGAGCGCGAGAATATCCGCATCCGCCATGAACAGATGCGCGACCGCGCCCGCAAGCGTGCCGAGGGGCGGCTTTTGGTCTTGGGCGTGATGTTTACCTGTGCTTTTGCGGTGATTGGCGGGCGGATGGGCGTTCTGGCCCATTCCGAACCTGCCGAGCCGCGCACCTCGGTGGCCGGGGCGCAGATCCTGGCGCAGCGCGCGGATATCGTGGATCGCAGGGGCCGCATCATGGCGACCAACTTCGAGACCCACAGCCTTTATGCGCAACCCCCGCAGATGATCGACCCCGAGCGCGCGGCGCGTGAACTGGTCAAGATTTTCCCGGACCTGAAGGAAGAGCGCCTGCTCAAGGATTTCACCGGCAAGCGCAAGTTCCTGTGGATCAAGAAAAAACTCAGCCCCGAACAAAAGCAGGCGGTGCATGACATTGGCGAGCCGGGGCTTTTGTTCGGCCCGCGCGAGATGCGGCTTTATCCCAATGGCAAGCTGGCCGCTCATGTTCTGGGCGGGGCCAGCTTTGGCCGCGAGGGCGTGCATGCCGCCGAGGTCATCGGCGTGGCGGGGATCGAGAAATTCTATGACGAGCGCCTGCGTGATCCGGCGCTTGGCCACAAGCCGCTTGAATTGTCGTTGGACCTGTCGGTGCAGGCCGCGACCGAGCGGGTGTTGCATGGCGGTATGAGCCTGATGAATGCCCGGGGGGCGGCGGCAATCCTGATGGATGTGCGGTCGGGCGAGGTTATCTCGATCGCCTCGCTGCCCGATTTCGACCCCAATGACCGGCCCCGCCCGCCAACGGAGGGCAACCCCGGTGACAGCCCTTTGTTCAACCGGGCTGTTCAGGGGGTGTATGAACTGGGATCGACCTTCAAGATATTCGCCGTGGCGCAGGCCATGGAGTTGGGCCTGATCAACCCCGACACGATGATCGACACCAAGGGCCCGCTGCGTTGGGGCAAGTATCGTATTCGTGATTTCCATAACTACGGGGCCGAGCTTTCGGCAACGAAAGTGATCGTCAAATCCTCGAATATCGGAACCGCCCGTATCGCGCAGATGATCGGCGCAAAACGGCAACAGGAATTTCTTGAGAGTCTCGGTTTTTTTGAACCGACACCGCTTGAGATGGTCGAGGCCAAGGGCGGTACGCCTTTGTTGCCGCCCAAGTGGTCCGAGCTGTCCGCAATGACGATTTCCTATGGTCATGGGCTATCGGCAAGCCCGCTGCATCTTGCCTCGGCCTATGCGACGCTGGCCAATGGCGGCAATCGCGTGGTGCCGACGCTTCTTAAACAGGAAGGTCCGGCCACCGGTCCGCGTGTCCTGTCGCGGGCCTCGTCGCAAAAGGCCCTTGCCATGTTGCGCAAGGTCGTCACCGAAGGCACGGCCAGTTTCGGCGAGGTGCCGGGCTATGCGGTGGGCGGCAAGACGGGCACAGCCGATAAGCCCAAGGAGCAGGGCGGCGGGTATTACGAGGACAAGGTGATTGCCACCTTTGCCAGCGTCTTTCCCGCGCATGACCCGAAATATGTTCTGGTGGTCACCCTCGATGAGCCGGTGGAGACCAGTGGTGAGATCCCCCGGCGCACCGCCGGTTGGACGGCCGTCCCCGTTGCTGCCGAGATCATCCGCCGCATCGCACCGCTTCTGGGGCTGCGTCCCGAGATTGAACCCGGCGAACTGGCTGGTATAACGCTCACGTCGAATTGA
- a CDS encoding UDP-N-acetylmuramoyl-L-alanyl-D-glutamate--2,6-diaminopimelate ligase has product MVGQVKSLAELGLTAQGGRQARVTGLAVDSREVKEGFLFAALPGSRVHGGEFIQYALRMGAGAILTDARGARLAAEFLNLSDAALIVAEDPRQTLAYAAALWFGAQPEVMVAVTGTNGKTSVSSFCRQIWAEMGFDAINLGTTGVEGAFEAPLAHTTPDPITLHRVLAAAEAEGVTHAAMEASSHGLDQGRLDGVRIQAAGFTNFTQDHLDYHESFEAYFNAKTGLFDRVLPEDGVAVLNMDDPAVARVAEIARARGQDLITVGRAPGCDLQLQAQRFEATGQELRFDWKGRVQQVRLPLIGGFQAENVLLAAGLVIGAGADAQEVFETLPHMRTVKGRMQLAATRSNGAAVFVDYAHTPDAVATALAALRPHVMGRLVAIVGAGGDRDTAKRPLMGRAAAANADLVIVTDDNPRSEDPGVIRAAVMEGAPEATEVGDRAEAILRGVDMLGPGDALLICGKGHESGQIVGDDVFPFDDSEQASVAVSALDGGLA; this is encoded by the coding sequence ATGGTGGGGCAGGTGAAATCACTGGCGGAACTGGGGCTGACGGCCCAGGGCGGGCGGCAAGCGCGTGTGACGGGCTTGGCCGTGGACAGCCGCGAGGTGAAAGAAGGGTTTCTATTCGCCGCCCTTCCCGGAAGCCGCGTGCATGGCGGCGAGTTCATCCAGTATGCCCTGCGCATGGGGGCGGGGGCCATCCTGACCGATGCCCGTGGCGCACGGCTTGCTGCCGAGTTTCTAAACCTCAGCGATGCCGCGCTGATCGTGGCCGAAGACCCGCGCCAGACGCTGGCCTATGCCGCAGCCCTGTGGTTCGGCGCGCAGCCCGAAGTCATGGTCGCCGTCACAGGCACCAATGGCAAAACCTCGGTCAGCAGCTTTTGCCGCCAGATATGGGCCGAGATGGGCTTTGACGCGATCAACCTCGGGACGACCGGGGTCGAAGGGGCGTTCGAGGCGCCGCTTGCGCACACCACGCCCGACCCCATCACCCTGCACCGTGTGTTGGCGGCGGCAGAGGCCGAGGGCGTGACCCATGCCGCGATGGAGGCCTCCAGCCATGGGTTGGATCAGGGCCGCCTTGACGGGGTGCGCATCCAGGCGGCGGGGTTCACCAATTTCACGCAGGACCATCTGGATTACCACGAGAGTTTCGAGGCCTATTTCAACGCCAAGACGGGCCTGTTTGACCGTGTCCTGCCCGAGGATGGCGTGGCGGTTTTGAACATGGACGACCCCGCCGTTGCCCGCGTGGCCGAGATTGCCCGCGCACGGGGGCAGGACCTGATCACGGTGGGGCGTGCGCCGGGATGCGACCTGCAATTGCAGGCCCAACGGTTCGAGGCCACGGGGCAGGAGCTCCGGTTCGACTGGAAAGGCCGGGTGCAACAGGTCCGCTTGCCGCTCATCGGCGGGTTCCAGGCGGAAAACGTGCTGCTGGCCGCGGGCCTTGTGATCGGGGCCGGGGCCGACGCGCAGGAGGTCTTCGAGACCCTGCCGCATATGCGCACCGTCAAGGGCCGGATGCAACTGGCCGCGACCCGCTCCAACGGGGCGGCGGTGTTCGTGGATTATGCCCATACCCCCGATGCCGTGGCGACTGCGCTTGCCGCGCTGCGCCCGCATGTCATGGGGCGTCTGGTGGCCATCGTGGGCGCGGGCGGGGATCGTGACACCGCCAAACGCCCGCTTATGGGCCGCGCGGCGGCGGCAAATGCCGATCTGGTGATCGTCACCGACGACAACCCGCGCAGCGAAGACCCGGGCGTGATCCGCGCCGCCGTGATGGAGGGCGCGCCGGAGGCCACGGAGGTGGGCGACCGCGCCGAGGCGATCCTGCGCGGCGTCGATATGTTGGGGCCGGGGGATGCCCTTCTGATCTGCGGCAAGGGGCATGAAAGCGGCCAGATCGTGGGCGATGATGTTTTCCCCTTTGACGACAGCGAACAGGCCAGCGTGGCCGTGTCTGCCTTGGATGGGGGGCTGGCATGA